A window of Sphingomonas adhaesiva contains these coding sequences:
- a CDS encoding TetR/AcrR family transcriptional regulator, protein METSTATASKGRPREFCVDRALTAALGVFWAKGYDGASMADLTEAMGITKPSLYAAFGNKEALFHKALDLYEAEKLQYTREALKQPTARAVAEHFMRGAIDAQTSNCDPKGCLGVISATACGAEAESIKADVIQRRSSSQAALVERFEQAKREGDLPAHVDVAGLTSYLYAILQGMAVQAGSGATRADLTRIVDTSLSMWPGR, encoded by the coding sequence ATGGAAACCTCGACCGCCACCGCCAGCAAGGGCCGCCCGCGCGAATTCTGTGTCGATCGGGCGCTGACCGCCGCACTCGGGGTGTTCTGGGCCAAGGGGTATGACGGCGCCTCCATGGCCGATCTGACCGAGGCGATGGGCATCACCAAACCCAGCCTCTACGCCGCCTTCGGCAACAAGGAGGCGCTGTTCCACAAGGCGCTCGACCTCTACGAGGCGGAGAAGCTGCAATATACGCGCGAGGCGCTGAAGCAGCCCACCGCACGCGCCGTCGCCGAGCATTTCATGCGCGGCGCGATCGACGCGCAGACGAGCAATTGCGATCCCAAGGGGTGCCTGGGCGTCATCAGCGCCACCGCGTGCGGCGCCGAGGCCGAGTCGATCAAGGCCGACGTGATCCAGCGCCGCTCATCGTCGCAGGCCGCACTGGTGGAGCGGTTCGAACAGGCCAAGCGCGAGGGCGACCTTCCCGCGCACGTCGATGTCGCCGGGCTGACGAGCTATCTCTACGCGATCCTCCAGGGCATGGCGGTGCAGGCCGGGTCGGGCGCGACGCGGGCCGACCTGACGCGCATCGTCGACACCAGCCTGTCGATGTGGCCGGGCCGGTGA
- a CDS encoding ShlB/FhaC/HecB family hemolysin secretion/activation protein — protein sequence MVAVRISPGTWLGAACTASLVAGGTVLPVPASAQQVPPANQGLPTREEVTPPPAAPVAPERPRLRVDGDIERSSCPLADPAYAAARVTITNATFVNLGPVSPADLAPAYRAYLGSDQPVSVICDIRDAAATVLRRRGYLAAVQVPTQTIRDGTVTFQVLYAKLVAVRVRGDAGRAERLIAGYLDRLTRDPVFNRFDAERYLLLARDLPGYDVRLALRPTGNAPGELIGDVTVVRTPFEADVNLQNYAARDTGRFGGQVRGQFYGLTGMGDRTTVAFYSTADLKEQQILQLGHDVRVGGEGLTLSGRFTYAWTRPDIPAAAALTARTLFATAEASYPFLRSQRANVRGALGIDYVNQKVRFAGAPLSRDRLRVAYLRVDADAVDVRDRPAPGWRLAGSVEVRRGLDIFAASPRAVAGAVGPSRRDGDPEGTLIRAGALGEVALTPRVTFSLAPRVQYAFDPLLSFEEYAAGTYTIGRGYDPGTIIGDSGAGASAELRVNRVAPFARTDLSLQPFTFVDSAWVWNRNTPGNPQRLTSLGGGVRASFASRIRLDMTLAVPTNRAGLQTQRGAARFLMSLTTKLYPWGSR from the coding sequence ATGGTGGCGGTGCGCATTTCGCCGGGGACATGGTTGGGCGCGGCGTGCACGGCGTCGCTCGTGGCGGGGGGCACGGTGCTCCCGGTGCCGGCGTCGGCGCAACAGGTTCCCCCTGCCAATCAGGGACTGCCGACCCGCGAGGAGGTGACGCCCCCGCCCGCGGCGCCGGTCGCGCCGGAGCGTCCGCGGTTGCGCGTGGACGGCGATATCGAGCGATCCTCGTGTCCGCTGGCCGACCCGGCCTATGCCGCGGCGCGCGTGACGATCACCAACGCGACCTTCGTCAACCTCGGGCCCGTGTCGCCCGCCGATCTCGCCCCGGCCTACCGGGCGTATCTGGGCAGCGATCAGCCGGTCAGCGTGATCTGCGACATCCGCGACGCCGCGGCGACGGTGCTGCGCCGCAGGGGCTATCTGGCCGCCGTCCAGGTGCCGACGCAGACGATCCGGGACGGCACGGTCACCTTTCAGGTGCTCTATGCGAAGCTGGTGGCGGTGCGGGTGCGCGGCGATGCGGGACGGGCCGAGCGGCTGATCGCGGGATACCTCGACCGGCTGACGCGCGACCCCGTGTTCAATCGCTTCGATGCGGAGCGCTACCTCCTGCTGGCGCGCGACCTGCCCGGCTATGACGTGCGGCTGGCGCTGCGTCCGACCGGCAATGCCCCGGGCGAACTGATCGGCGACGTGACGGTGGTGCGCACGCCGTTCGAGGCCGATGTCAACCTCCAGAACTATGCCGCGCGCGATACGGGGCGCTTCGGCGGGCAGGTGCGGGGGCAATTCTACGGCCTGACCGGGATGGGCGATCGCACCACCGTGGCGTTCTACTCCACCGCCGACCTGAAGGAGCAGCAGATCCTTCAACTCGGTCATGATGTCCGGGTCGGGGGCGAGGGGCTGACGCTGAGCGGCCGGTTTACCTATGCCTGGACGCGGCCCGACATTCCCGCGGCGGCGGCGCTCACCGCGCGCACCCTGTTCGCGACAGCGGAGGCGAGCTATCCCTTCCTGCGCAGCCAGCGCGCCAACGTGCGCGGTGCGCTCGGCATCGACTACGTCAACCAGAAGGTCCGCTTCGCGGGGGCGCCGCTGAGCCGGGACCGGCTGCGCGTCGCGTATCTGCGCGTCGATGCCGATGCGGTGGACGTGCGCGACCGGCCGGCGCCGGGGTGGCGGCTGGCGGGGTCGGTGGAGGTGCGACGGGGGCTCGACATCTTCGCCGCCTCGCCGCGCGCGGTCGCCGGCGCGGTGGGGCCCAGTCGGCGCGACGGCGATCCGGAGGGGACGCTGATCCGCGCCGGCGCATTGGGAGAGGTGGCGCTGACGCCGAGGGTCACCTTCTCGCTGGCGCCGCGCGTGCAATATGCGTTCGATCCGCTCCTCAGCTTCGAGGAATATGCCGCCGGCACGTACACGATCGGGCGCGGCTACGACCCGGGCACGATCATCGGCGACAGCGGAGCGGGCGCGTCGGCGGAGCTGCGGGTGAACCGGGTCGCGCCCTTCGCGCGGACCGACCTGTCGCTGCAGCCGTTCACCTTCGTCGACAGCGCCTGGGTGTGGAACCGGAACACGCCGGGCAATCCGCAGCGCCTCACCTCGCTCGGCGGCGGCGTCAGGGCAAGCTTCGCCAGTCGCATACGGCTCGACATGACGCTGGCGGTGCCGACCAACCGCGCCGGCCTTCAGACGCAGCGGGGCGCCGCCCGCTTCCTGATGTCGCTCACCACCAAGCTCTATCCGTGGGGTTCGCGCTGA